The Phaseolus vulgaris cultivar G19833 unplaced genomic scaffold, P. vulgaris v2.0 scaffold_27, whole genome shotgun sequence genome has a window encoding:
- the LOC137817276 gene encoding uncharacterized protein, which translates to MAGPDRRHPFTDRVVDTPLPDRWKGFNRDRYDGTTDPNEHVDAYTTHMSLYTTDDAVFCRVFPTSLKGGALIWFTKLPANSIDCFETQIAKFDVQFATSRFHHLTSIALVGIRQEKGESLRTFIDRFSKTAMSIRNLSPEVAMHHMLTAFRPSPFADSLCMQPATNLDDLRRRAAKFTQLDELCEFRNNARAEASGEKKEDRERQGRSRTGRDQKRDNRGPRYTPLNADRSKILQEALSAELIPPPRRALSPENADRSKRCRYHKNTGHSTEECQALKDKIEELIQVGHLRRFVRSTRETCSSPCKEQTPRRRDRTPPGPREGDRRGDRRGRRDDPPQDDTRRGREVINTIAGGFAGGGSSNSARKKHLRAVHQVNLVSAWPRMPPITFTDEDFKGIDPTQDDPMVISVDIDNFTIKKTLVDQGSSVDILYWKTFKAMRIPEEEMMPYNDHVVGFSGERVGTKGYIELYTTFGLEGANPPIRHHGNAFQSSIWVKCDDPSRDPRKLATLPEFCG; encoded by the coding sequence ATGGCGGGCCCGGATCGGCGTCATCCCTTTACTGACCGCGTCGTGGATACCCCTCTGCCGGACAGATGGAAAGGCTTCAACAGGGATCGGTACGATGGGACGACCGACCCCAACGAGCACGTGGACGCATACACAACACACATGAGCCTGTACACCACGGACGACGCGGTCTTTTGCCGAGTCTTCCCCACCTCCCTAAAGGGAGGGGCTCTGATCTGGTTCACCAAACTCCCCGCAAATTCGATAGATTGTTTCGAGACCCAGATAGCAAAATTCGATGTCCAGTTCGCAACAAGCCGCTTCCACCATCTAACATCCATAGCGCTAGTCGGCATTCGCCAAGAGAAGGGAGAATCCCTCAGAACATTCATCGACCGGTTCAGCAAGACCGCTATGAGCATTCGCAACCTCAGCCCCGAGGTGGCaatgcaccacatgctgaccGCCTTTAGACCCAGTCCGTTTGCCGATAGCCTGTGTATGCAGCCCGCAACTAACCTTGATGACCTTAGACGCCGAGCGGCGAAATTCACGCAGCTAGATGAACTCTGCGAATTCAGGAACAACGCCCGGGCCGAGGCAAGTGGAGAAAAGAAGGAGGACAGGGAACGACAAGGAAGGTCACGGACTGGCCGGGACCAAAAAAGGGACAACCGAGGACCCCGCTACACGCCTCTGAACGCGGATAGGAGCAAAATTTTGCAAGAGGCCCTAAGTGCCGAGTTGATACCACCACCCCGAAGGGCCTTGAGTCCAGAAAACGCCGACCGCAGCAAAAGGTGCCGGTACCACAAGAATACCGGCCACTCCACCGAGGAATGCCAAGCTCTGAAAGACAAAATAGAAGAGCTCATTCAAGTCGGACACCTCAGACGCTTTGTGCGTAGTACCCGGGAAACGTGTAGCTCCCCATGCAAAGAGCAAACGCCTAGGAGAAGAGACCGAACCCCCCCAGGCCCACGAGAGGGTGATAGGCGCGGAGACCGACGGGGACGAAGAGACGACCCCCCACAAGACGACACTCGTAGGGGCCGAGAGGTAATCAACACCATAGCCGGAGGGTTCGCTGGTGGAGGCAGTTCCAACAGCGCACGCAAGAAGCACCTGCGGGCCGTCCACCAAGTAAACCTCGTCTCTGCCTGGCCGAGGATGCCACCGATTACGTTCACAGATGAAGATTTCAAGGGGATAGACCCCACACAGGACGACCCAATGGTGATATCAGTGGATATCGACAACTTTACAATCAAGAAAACCctcgtggaccaaggaagttcggtcgACATATTGTACTGGAAGACCTTCAAAGCCATGAGAATCCCGGAAGAGGAAATGATGCCCTACAACGATCACGTGGTCGGTTTTTCTGGGGAACGCGTAGGAACGAAGGGTTACATAGAACTATACACAACGTTCGGCCTTGAAGGGGCAAATCCGCCAATCCGCCACCATGGAAACGCCTTTCAGTCTAGTATATGGGTCAAATGCGATGATCCCAGTCGAGAtccacgaaagctcgccacgttaccagaattttgtggctga